A window from Drosophila subobscura isolate 14011-0131.10 chromosome O, UCBerk_Dsub_1.0, whole genome shotgun sequence encodes these proteins:
- the LOC117898250 gene encoding odorant receptor 85b-like codes for MDKFMKYANFFFTSLGFEAYSTESRPPTDSLRNKLVFWGSLANLGIAGLGEFIYFYLAIAEGNLLEAVTVMSYIGFITVGLTKIFFIKWKKPALSALVQELEDLFPRGKVQEAKFKLEEYLGSCSRISFNYGLLYFILIWTFNLYPIMELIVFEKWLMVREVGKMLPYLLYIPWKWDDNWTYYMLLVALNIAGYTSASAQISTDLLLCSVATQVVMHFDYLARSMENHNLSGDWPEDSRFICEVVRYHERILRLSDVVNNILGIPLLLNFMVSSFVICFVGFQMTVGVSPDMITKLFLYLVSSMSQVYMICHYGQMVADASTGLSVAVYNQNWSHADARYQRALILIIARAQKTTYLKATIFLDITRSTMTDLLQISYKFFALLRTMYVQ; via the exons ATGGATAAGTTCATGAAGTACGCCAACTTCTTCTTTACGAGCTTAGGCTTTGAGGCTTATTCAACGGAGTCCCGACCTCCGACAGACAGTCTGAGGAACAAACTCGTCTTTTGGGGAAGTTTAGCAAACTTGGGGATTGCGGGACTCGGCGAGTTTATCTATTTCTACTTGGCCATTGCCGAGGGAAACCTGCTGGAAGCCGTCACCGTGATGTCCTACATTGGGTTCATCACCGTGGGCCTGACCAAGATATTCTTCATCAAGTGGAAGAAGCCGGCCTTGAGCGCTTTGGTGCAAGAGTTGGAGGATCTGTTTCCACGTGGAAAGGTGCAGGAAGCAAAGTTCAAGCTGGAAGAGTACCTGGGCTCCTGCTCTCGCATCAGCTTCAACTATGGCCTTCTCTATTTCATACTGATATGGACCTTCAATCTGTACCCCATCATGGAGCTGATTGTGTTCGAAAAGTGGCTGATGGTTCGCGAGGTTGGCAAGATGTTGCCCTATCTGTTGTACATTCCGTGGAAGTGGGATGACAATTGGACTTACTACATGCTGCTGGTTGCCCTGAACATTGCTGGCTACACCTCGGCATCGGCACAGATTTCCACCGatctcctgctctgctctgtggccACACAGGTGGTGATGCACTTTGATTATCTGGCGAGGTCTATGGAGAACCACAATCTAAGTGGCGATTGGCCGGAAGACTCTCGTTTTATTTGTGAAGTGGTGCGTTACCATGAGCGGATTCTGCGTCTATCGGATGTGGTTAATAATATCTTGGGAATACCTCTGCTGCTCAACTTTATGGTATCTTCGTTTGTGATCTGCTTTGTGGGTTTCCAGATGACTGTGGGCGTCTCCCCGGACATGATTACCAAACTATTCTTGTACCTAGTCTCGTCGATGAGTCAAGTGTACATGATTTGCCACTACGGACAGATGGTGGCCGATGCG AGCACCGGGCTGTCTGTGGCGGTTTACAACCAGAACTGGAGCCACGCTGATGCTCGCTACCAACGCGCCTTGATCCTCATCATAGCCCGGGCGCAGAAAACTACCTATCTAAAGGCCACTATTTTCTTGGATATAACCAGATCCACCATGACCGAT CTCCTACAGATATCGTACAAGTTCTTTGCCCTGCTCCGCACCATGTATGTCCAATAG